The following coding sequences lie in one Cloeon dipterum chromosome 1, ieCloDipt1.1, whole genome shotgun sequence genomic window:
- the LOC135941473 gene encoding uncharacterized protein LOC135941473 encodes MSDAANDHPLQASVPKFKFNSTLQCLCMDTILESLRESSKLSLDLQNLVALPVSVRTDLLKKLAIANNGRFGADLISRLTMRSAVLALTKNCLRELNFISSKWFPSQENEYFDSTSQPFWKMMYFELYSNLEASSCNTIMKLQIGQHILGRLPSALYSCPFPTSILKMSKLFHLELPSCSLGHEQLSSLCHHLRRLVHLSCEISCNLDVEDVISVIKQSPQLEEFLFTVQQPPFPPKCRKRRHGVHEVMYNQLVHHCVKRLPFLRAVGRLVRSANSAPHLNDLCHDLCTINGRELSNRESKLEHLVVRRYMTSAQAKYHSKHAKFLELHLRSLDTQDSTTSLLELRNIEHLSIHSVGSHHRVNYELAFERLLRVFGNTLKSLSMDHALPIFSGDLYSMCPHLEKLDVVEQLAIFPERLREITYRAQYLGNRNLISLLTAPHLERLTVKFIEINLASLKLVQQFVEDEQVIAPELSYLEFKTLPNEELSFVNNVVLLALAICRKANNLRQVILTPKYLLNHRTFKLINQRALD; translated from the exons ATGTCGGATGCTGCGAATGACCACCCCCTGCAGGCTTCCGTCCCgaagttcaaatttaattcaaccttGCAGTGTTTGTGTATGGACACGATATTGGAGTCATTGCGGGAGTCAAGCAAACTGTCCTTGGACTTGCAAAATCTAGTTGCACTGCCAGTGTCCGTCCGCACCGATTTGCTGAAGAAATTGGCGATCGCAAACAATGGCCGATTTGGAGCCGATCTCATTTCTCGCCTAACGATGAGGTCAGCGGTGCTGGCTCTAACGAAGAATTGTCTCCGAGAACTTAATTTCATATCCTCCAAATGGTTCCCCAGCcaggaaaatgaatattttgacaGCACAAGTCAGCCTTTTTGGAAAATGATGTATTTTGAACTGTATTCTAACTTGGAAGCTAGCAGTTGTAACACAATCATGAAACTGCAAATCGGACAACATATTTTAGGCCGGCTTCCATCAGCCCTTTATAGTTGCCCGTTCCCTACCTCCATCTTGAAGATGAGTAAACTCTTTCACCTCGAGTTGCCAAGCTGCTCTCTCGGACATGAACAGCTTTCATCGTTATGCCATCATCTGCGTCGATTGGTCCATTTAAGCTGTGAGATCTCATGTAATCTGGACGTTGAAGACGTCATTTCCGTCATCAAGCAATCACCACAACTGGAAGAATTCCTGTTCACCGTGCAGCAGCCACCATTTCCTCCAAAGTGCCGGAAGCGCAGGCACGGCGTCCATGAAGTGATGTACAACCAGCTCGTTCATCACTGCGTTAAACGCTTGCCCTTCTTGCGAGCTGTGGGTCGGCTCGTACGATCTGCAAACTCAGCCCCGCATTTAAACGATCTCTGCCATGACTTGTGCACCATCAACGGCCGTGAACTGTCCAATCGTGAGAGCAAACTCGAACATCTCGTGGTGCGCCGCTACATGACATCTGCACAGGCTAAGTACCACTCAAAACACGCCAAGTTCCTCGAACTTCACTTGCGATCCCTGGACACTCAGGACAGCACGACTTCTCTCCTCGAATTGCGGAACATCGAGCATCTCTCGATACACTCTGTGGGCAGCCATCATCGTGTCAACTACGAACTGGCTTTTGAACGACTGCTGCGAGTGTTTGGAAACACTCTAAAATCCCTTTCCATGGACCATGCGCTACCGATTTTCTCCGGTGATTTGTACAGTATGTGTCCACATCTAGAAAAACTTGACGTCGTAGAGCAGCTCGCGATTTTCCCTGAACGTCTGAGGGAAATCACCTACCGTGCCCAATATCTAGGCAACAGGAATCTGATCAGTTTGCTCACAGCACCGCACTTGGAGCGGCTGACagtcaaatttattgagatCAACTTGGCCTCACTGAAGTTGGTTCAACAATTCGTTGAAGATGAGCAGGTCATCGCACCAGAACTGAGTTACCTGGAAT TTAAGACTCTGCCCAACGAGGAACTCAGCTTTGTAAATAATGTGGTGCTGCTCGCTCTTGCAATCTGCCGCAAAGCCAACAACCTGAGACAAGTTATCCTAACTCCAAAGTACCTGCTGAATCATagaacttttaaattaatcaaccaAAGGGCTCTTgactga
- the Slu7 gene encoding pre-mRNA-splicing factor Slu7, whose protein sequence is MAAPSVTVSEILKSKTEFDDEPKKKSREEWRKAKELEEARKAGTAPAAVDEEGRDINPHIPQYISSAPWYYGSKGPTLKHQRPQEDREKQFSGLGEWYRRGVDQSKVVTKFRKGACENCGAMTHKRKDCVERPRKIGARYTGMQIAPDEFVQPNLAIDYDGKRDRWNGYDPAEHRSIVEEFQKVEDAKRKLKAEKLKADGEEDKDGDRNDVDDDDDDVADEDKYADDIDMPGTKVDSKQRITVRNLRIREDTAKYLRNLDPNSAYYDPKTRSMRDNPNASNPEEADEGEFTGENAVRFSGDTQGHARAQIFAWDAHHRGVDVHLLAEPTKLEMLKKEYETKKDSYKSEAQNSILAKYGGEEHLKAPPKSLLLAQTETYIEYSRSGRVVKGQEKPVVRSRYQEDQLINNHTTVWGSFWKDGAWGFKCCHSFVKNSYCVGESGCKNTETAMPPPELPVAGSSKVEEDEETVEKKRKRSDSGSESSDSSGSSSDDVDLDEEEKKKLEMKIRKKLKKKQKKLLRKAKKQKGEKSKDDDDENEAEENVELDERKRKYNSMYEVKAPTEEEMESYYKNRKQFDDPMQNL, encoded by the exons ATGGCTGCACCCTCAGTTACagtttcagaaattttaaaaagtaaaacagaATTTGATGATGAACCGAAGAAAAAATCGAGGGAGGAATGGCGAAAAGCGAAAGAGTTGGAAGAAGCGCGAAAA GCTGGTACTGCTCCAGCTGCTGTGGATGAAGAGGGTCGAGACATCAACCCCCACATTCCGCAATACATTTCCAGCGCTCCGTGGTACTACGGCTCCAAGGGACCGACTTTGAAGCATCAGAGGCCACAGGAGGACAGAGAAAAACAGTTCTCCGGGCTTGGCGAGTGGTACAGAAGAGGCGTTGATCAG AGCAAAGTTGTCACAAAGTTTAGGAAGGGTGCGTGTGAAAATTGCGGCGCAATGACCCACAAGAGGAAAGACTGCGTGGAAAGGCCTAGAAAG ATTGGCGCAAGATACACGGGTATGCAAATCGCACCTGACGAATTCGTTCAGCCAAACCTTGCGATCGATTACGACGGCAAAAGGGATAGGTGGAACGGCTACGACCCCGCAGAACACAGGTCCATTGTCGAGGAATTCCAGAAGGTGGAGGACGCGAAACGCAAACTCAAAGCTGAAAAGCTGAAGGCGGACGGAGAGGAGGACAAGGAT GGTGACAGGAACGACGTCgatgatgacgacgacgacgtaGCAGACGAGGACAAGTACGCCGATGACATCGACATGCCCGGCACCAAAGTAGACAGCAAGCAGCGTATCACGGTGCGAAACTTGCGTATCAGAGAAGACACTGCCAAGTACCTGAGAAATCTGGACCCCAATTCTGCATACTACGATCCCAAGACTCGCTCAATGAGGGACAACCCGAACGCCAGTAACCCTGAGGAGGCTGATGA GGGTGAATTCACTGGTGAGAACGCTGTAAGATTCTCGGGCGACACGCAGGGTCACGCACGGGCGCAGATATTTGCGTGGGATGCCCACCACCGAGGAGTGGACGTGCACCTGTTGGCTGAGCCAACCAAGTTGGAGATGCTGAAGAAGGAGTACGAGACCAAGAAAGATTCGTACAAGTCTGAAGCGCAAAACTCGATCCTGGCCAAATACGGAGGCGAGGAGCACCTGAAGGCGCCGCCAAAGTCCCTCTTGCTCGCGCAGACGGAGACCTACATTGAGTACTCGCGCTCTGGTCGTGTGGTTAAGGGCCAGGAGAAGCCAGTCGTTAGGTCCAGGTATCAGGAGGACCAGCTGATCAACAACCACACCACGGTGTGGGGCTCTTTCTGGAAGGACGGTGCTTGGGGCTTCAAGTGCTGTCATTCGTTTGTTAAG AATTCATATTGCGTTGGTGAATCTGGCTGTAAAAACACGGAAACAGCAATGCCACCGCCGGAACTGCCAGTCGCAGGATCTAGCAAGGTGGAGGAGGACGAGGAGACAGTTGAAAAGAAGAGGAAACGTTCCGACAGCGGAAGTGAGTCTTCTGACTCAAGCGGTTCTTCCTCTGATGACGTTGATCTTGACGAGGAAGAGAAGAAGAAGCTGGAGATGAAAATCAGGAAGAAGTTGAAGAAGAAGCAAAAGAAGCTGCTGAGAAAGGCAAAGAAGCAAAAGGGAGAGAAGTCtaaagatgatgatgatgaaaatgaaGCT GAAGAAAATGTCGAGTTGGATGAGCGTAAGCGCAAATATAACAGCATGTACGAGGTTAAGGCTCCAACTGAAGAGGAAATGGAAAGTTATTACAAAAACAGAAAGCAATTCGACGATCCCATGCAGAACCTTTAG